The following proteins come from a genomic window of Dreissena polymorpha isolate Duluth1 chromosome 1, UMN_Dpol_1.0, whole genome shotgun sequence:
- the LOC127881623 gene encoding uncharacterized protein LOC127881623, whose amino-acid sequence MYDTNTTTPSTPTVNNTKKRFLSSPQDIADLKKGRFLDSIMETAGNTSAVNSLSLSDTDLEKIALVLKSAFQDDILSLIKPVVDGVVQGLQSRLDLLSHENATLKQENEDLRLRVNSLENMIDDAEQYSRRNCLRLTGIPETEGESTDDIIIKLCKQVNADIKLSDIDRSHRVGKPGPSKSRPIIVKFATYRSRQTLYKTRAALKSTGFSGAYLNEDLTRKRSQIMYTARQLVKYKKLEGCWTADGIIMVKDLNHRTHRVVRHDELKVFE is encoded by the coding sequence ATGTATGATACCAATACAACAACCCCTTCGACACCAACTGTCAACAACACTAAAAAGAGGTTTTTGTCATCACCACAAGATATAGCTGATTTAAAAAAGGGTCGATTCTTGGACAGTATCATGGAAACTGCTGGCAACACTAGTGCTGTTAATAGCCTATCACTTTCAGACACTGACTTAGAGAAAATCGCACTAGTACTAAAGTCAGCTTTCCAGGATGATATTCTAAGCCTTATCAAACCGGTCGTTGATGGCGTGGTTCAGGGTCTGCAATCTAGACTAGATCTTTTGAGCCATGAAAATGCAACTCTGAAACAGGAAAACGAAGATCTCCGATTACGCGTCAACTCGTTGGAGAACATGATAGATGACGCGGAACAGTACAGCCGCAGGAATTGCTTACGACTTACTGGTATACCCGAGACAGAGGGCGAGAGTACAGATGACATCATTATCAAACTGTGTAAGCAGGTCAATGCTGACATAAAATTGTCAGATATTGACAGGAGTCATCGTGTTGGTAAACCCGGCCCTTCCAAAAGCAGACCTATCATAGTCAAATTTGCAACTTATCGGTCACGTCAAACCCTTTACAAAACTCGTGCGGCGCTAAAATCGACGGGCTTCTCCGGTGCCTATCTAAACGAGGACTTAACCCGTAAAAGAAGCCAGATCATGTACACCGCCAGGCAACTTGTAAAATACAAAAAGCTGGAGGGCTGCTGGACTGCAGACGGGATCATTATGGTCAAGGACCTCAATCACCGTACCCACAGGGTTGTTCGACATGATGAACTCAAAGTGTTCGAATAA